A window of Verrucomicrobiia bacterium contains these coding sequences:
- the yihA gene encoding ribosome biogenesis GTP-binding protein YihA/YsxC: protein MNTTTAKFLMSAPDLASCPVDSLPEFAFAGRSNVGKSSLLNLLVGKRNLANVSATPGHTRHINFFTINGTWRLVDLPGYGWAHVERTERNRFNESVAEYLRERDNLELVFTLVDSSLPPQAIDLEFIEGLVDHELPFVLVFTKTDRISPKRVQEHIAAFQAKLSGWCETLPETFTCSALTRQGRQALLSVIASILKPEHKRRPAPVPPPRKTPW, encoded by the coding sequence ATGAATACCACGACCGCCAAATTCCTGATGAGCGCACCGGATCTCGCGTCCTGTCCCGTGGACTCGCTCCCGGAATTTGCCTTCGCCGGCCGTTCCAATGTGGGCAAGTCGTCGCTGCTGAACCTGCTCGTGGGCAAGCGCAACCTCGCGAACGTGTCGGCGACGCCGGGCCACACCCGGCACATCAACTTCTTCACCATCAACGGCACCTGGCGTCTGGTGGACCTGCCCGGTTACGGCTGGGCGCATGTGGAGCGGACGGAGCGCAACCGCTTCAATGAGTCCGTGGCCGAATACCTCCGGGAGCGGGACAACCTCGAACTGGTGTTTACCCTGGTGGATTCCTCGCTCCCGCCACAGGCGATTGACCTGGAGTTCATCGAGGGTCTCGTGGATCACGAACTCCCGTTTGTCCTCGTGTTCACCAAGACCGATCGCATCAGCCCGAAAAGAGTCCAGGAGCACATCGCCGCCTTCCAGGCGAAGCTTTCCGGATGGTGCGAAACCCTGCCGGAGACTTTTACCTGCTCAGCCCTCACCCGTCAGGGACGTCAGGCCCTCCTTTCCGTCATCGCCTCAATCCTGAAGCCTGAGCACAAGCGTCGCCCCGCCCCCGTGCCGCCCCCGCGCAAGACGCCGTGGTGA
- a CDS encoding DUF1553 domain-containing protein codes for MNAFGFSRVRIPAWIGVAILSLPAATAAEVPFNRDIRPLISENCLACHGPDPGSRKAGLRLDTQEGLFGGTKSEGPVVVPGQPEASALWRRIVHEDPEELMPPPGSHKELTPPQRALIREWIASGAPWQPHWSFIPPVRSPLPVLAEGPIEKNPVDAFVVAALARRGLTLNPEADRRTLARRLSLDLTGLPPAPADVEAFVADPAPDYYERYVRRLMDSPQWGEHRGRYWLDAARYADTHGLHFDNYREMWPYRDWVIRAFNRNQPFDQFVIEQLAGDLLPEPTQDQWVATGFQRCNVTTNEGGTIEEENLAIYANDRVTTTGWVFLGLTANCAACHDHKFDPLTMRDFYAMAAFFRNTRQSGFDGNVKDGANPSLVVIDDERDLERWQALPGEIESAQKAVEDRRQQAEPAFEAWVAGIRVEDIERDLAIRDLEFRAPLDDGNPEVLSAVLDGGAVHAVPQGRITLATNAYFGPAPLFERGVTASFAGAGDFDHGQPFSFGAWVYVPSNYNDSAAIFARMEPESRAYRGWDLWIQQGQFATHFVSAWPENALKIRTQKRLARKGQWQHVFVTCDGSGRPEGVRLFVDGVAAETEAENKNGVTGSLRASVPLTLAQRSEGSHFDGVGLQDVRIYSRALDPAEVGALARQSLLRTLVGTPVEEWKPEPRREVFEYFLATRHAPVQEARSALAALEREKEGIRLRYPVTHIQAEKPDSLPMANILFRGQYDQKREVVEGNVPAALNPMPAGAPRNRLGLAQWLVEPENPLLSRVTVNRFWQELFGTGLVRTSEDFGIMGETPVNQDLLDWLAVEFRESGWDVKHLFQLMVTSRAYRQDARTTPEKLEKDPANRLLSRGPRFRMDAEMVRDYALAASGLLVPKLGGPSVKPYQPPGVWEAVAMPESNTRRYEQDRGDALYRRSLYTFWKRAAPPASMDIFNAPSREVSCTRRERTNTPLQALATLNDPQLIEAARRLAERALQEGHGDTGRAIEVLAARLLGRPLRPGELEVVTTTLAEAADYYDREPEDAVRLISVGESSPEPTLSRPSLAAMTLVANQLLNLDETLNK; via the coding sequence ATGAACGCTTTTGGCTTCAGCAGGGTCCGGATCCCGGCGTGGATCGGCGTCGCGATTCTGTCGCTGCCGGCGGCGACCGCGGCGGAGGTTCCGTTCAACCGGGACATCCGGCCATTGATCTCGGAAAACTGTCTGGCGTGCCACGGACCGGATCCTGGGTCGCGCAAGGCGGGATTGCGTCTCGACACGCAGGAGGGGTTGTTTGGGGGCACCAAGTCGGAGGGTCCGGTCGTTGTCCCGGGTCAGCCGGAGGCCAGCGCCTTGTGGCGGCGCATCGTTCACGAGGATCCCGAGGAGCTCATGCCGCCGCCCGGGTCCCACAAGGAATTGACGCCGCCGCAGCGCGCGCTCATCCGGGAATGGATCGCCTCCGGGGCGCCGTGGCAGCCGCATTGGTCCTTCATTCCACCGGTGCGTTCCCCCCTGCCGGTCCTCGCGGAGGGGCCCATCGAGAAGAACCCGGTGGACGCCTTTGTGGTGGCCGCGCTGGCCAGGCGGGGTCTGACCCTGAACCCCGAGGCCGACCGGCGCACGCTGGCCCGTCGCCTCTCACTCGACCTCACGGGCCTGCCACCGGCTCCGGCCGATGTGGAGGCGTTCGTCGCGGACCCGGCGCCCGATTACTACGAGCGGTATGTCCGCCGGCTGATGGATTCCCCCCAATGGGGTGAACATCGGGGGCGCTACTGGCTCGATGCCGCGCGCTATGCCGACACGCACGGGCTGCATTTCGACAACTACCGCGAGATGTGGCCGTACCGGGACTGGGTGATCCGCGCCTTCAACCGAAACCAGCCGTTCGACCAGTTTGTGATTGAGCAACTGGCCGGGGACCTGTTGCCCGAACCGACCCAGGATCAGTGGGTGGCCACCGGGTTTCAGCGGTGCAACGTGACCACCAACGAAGGCGGCACCATCGAGGAGGAGAACCTTGCGATCTACGCCAATGACCGGGTGACGACCACCGGGTGGGTGTTCCTGGGGCTTACGGCGAACTGCGCCGCCTGTCACGATCACAAGTTCGATCCGCTGACGATGCGCGACTTCTACGCGATGGCGGCCTTTTTCCGGAACACCCGCCAGTCGGGATTCGACGGCAATGTGAAGGACGGTGCGAACCCGAGCCTCGTGGTGATTGACGATGAGCGTGACCTCGAACGCTGGCAGGCCCTGCCCGGTGAGATCGAGTCCGCTCAAAAAGCAGTCGAGGACCGGCGGCAGCAGGCGGAGCCGGCGTTTGAGGCCTGGGTTGCCGGCATCCGTGTGGAAGACATCGAGCGCGACCTGGCGATTCGGGATCTCGAATTCCGGGCGCCGCTCGATGACGGCAATCCGGAGGTCCTCTCCGCGGTGCTGGATGGCGGGGCAGTCCACGCGGTGCCCCAAGGCAGAATCACCCTGGCCACCAACGCCTATTTCGGACCCGCACCCCTCTTTGAACGGGGAGTGACCGCGTCGTTCGCGGGCGCAGGAGATTTTGACCACGGACAGCCCTTCTCCTTCGGCGCCTGGGTGTATGTGCCGTCCAACTACAACGACTCGGCGGCGATCTTCGCTCGAATGGAGCCGGAATCCCGGGCGTATCGGGGTTGGGACCTTTGGATTCAGCAGGGGCAGTTCGCCACCCATTTCGTCAGTGCATGGCCTGAAAACGCGCTGAAGATCCGCACGCAGAAGCGCCTGGCCCGCAAGGGTCAATGGCAGCATGTGTTCGTTACTTGCGATGGCTCGGGCAGGCCGGAGGGGGTCCGATTGTTCGTGGACGGTGTCGCCGCCGAGACCGAGGCGGAGAACAAGAATGGGGTGACGGGGAGCCTTCGGGCCTCGGTACCCCTGACCCTGGCCCAGCGCAGCGAAGGCAGCCACTTCGACGGCGTCGGGCTGCAGGATGTGCGGATCTACTCCCGGGCGCTCGATCCCGCAGAAGTCGGTGCGCTGGCGCGGCAGTCGCTGCTCAGAACGCTGGTGGGAACGCCCGTGGAGGAGTGGAAACCCGAGCCCCGCCGGGAAGTGTTCGAGTACTTCCTCGCCACCCGCCACGCCCCCGTCCAGGAGGCCCGGTCCGCGTTGGCGGCATTGGAGAGGGAGAAGGAGGGTATCCGGCTGAGGTATCCGGTGACCCACATCCAGGCCGAGAAGCCGGATTCCCTGCCGATGGCCAACATCCTGTTCCGCGGCCAGTACGACCAGAAGCGGGAGGTCGTCGAGGGCAACGTGCCGGCGGCGTTGAACCCGATGCCGGCGGGGGCGCCGCGCAACCGCCTCGGTCTGGCCCAGTGGCTGGTTGAACCGGAGAACCCCTTGTTGAGCCGGGTGACCGTGAACCGGTTCTGGCAGGAATTGTTTGGCACGGGACTCGTCAGGACCTCGGAGGATTTTGGCATCATGGGCGAGACCCCGGTGAACCAGGACCTGCTTGACTGGCTGGCGGTGGAGTTTCGCGAAAGCGGCTGGGACGTGAAGCATCTGTTCCAGTTGATGGTGACTTCCAGGGCGTATCGGCAGGACGCCCGGACGACGCCGGAAAAGCTCGAAAAGGATCCGGCCAACCGACTGCTGAGCCGTGGTCCGCGCTTTCGGATGGACGCCGAGATGGTGCGCGACTATGCGCTGGCCGCCAGCGGCCTGCTGGTCCCAAAGCTCGGCGGCCCCAGTGTGAAACCCTACCAGCCGCCGGGGGTTTGGGAGGCCGTGGCCATGCCGGAAAGCAACACCCGCCGCTACGAGCAGGATCGCGGTGACGCCCTGTACCGTCGCAGCCTCTACACCTTTTGGAAACGCGCGGCGCCTCCGGCCTCGATGGACATCTTCAATGCGCCCAGTCGTGAGGTCTCCTGCACCCGGCGCGAACGCACCAACACACCGCTCCAGGCCCTGGCCACCCTGAACGATCCCCAGCTCATCGAGGCCGCGCGCCGGCTTGCCGAGCGGGCGTTACAGGAGGGGCACGGCGATACCGGACGGGCGATCGAGGTTCTGGCGGCCCGGTTGCTGGGCCGACCGCTGCGCCCCGGGGAACTCGAGGTCGTCACCACCACGCTGGCCGAGGCGGCAGACTACTATGACCGCGAGCCGGAGGATGCCGTCCGGTTGATCTCCGTCGGGGAATCGAGTCCGGAACCGACGCTGTCCCGTCCCTCATTGGCGGCGATGACCCTCGTGGCCAATCAACTGCTCAACCTCGATGAGACCCTTAACAAGTAG
- a CDS encoding FtsX-like permease family protein, which produces MAWRDSRASRRRLALFSVSISLGIAALVAIGSLGRNLEAAIQAQAKSLLGADLVVTSRQPPTPEIEAFLNTLGGDRANETSFSTMLVVSNGTRLINARAIDGEFPFYGVLETEPPDAAARLREGGGVLIEEGVLFQFGLQPGDSVQLGSRTFELLGALRRVPGDSIAFATLAPRVYLRAADLPSTGLIRAGSLARYRFHFRLPRDVDADALAERLGPELRGFRLETDTVSRRQEDLGNSLKNLYRFLNLVALVALLLGAVGIASALHAHLQQKLPHAAILRCLGAPIPATFAVYLAQGLLLGALGAAVGIALGAGVATELPRILQRFVPFEFAAVFDWRGAFGGAALGFGLCVLFALLPLLAVRRVSPLAALRAAYAPSAGRDPAQVLLLALIAAAVTTFAIFQTRRWEEGLGVAAGLAASFLVLTAAGRGLMTAARRWTPQRLPFAWRQGLANLHRPNNRTTLLLVALGLGAFLLLTLQLTRDVLLRQLFPENRSGRPNAILFDIQPDQREPVLTTLNHLGFPILDEAPIVTMRLAAVKGVRTGELSETSAEVPGRESRGGIPDWVLRREYRSSWRSQLTDAETLIAGRWVAEVPAGDGETPIPISLEEGIARDLKVGVGDALTWDVQGVPLETEVASLRRVDWRQVRPNFFVVFPTGALNAAPAMHLAATYVGSAADSARMQQAIVREFPNVSIIDLTLVLKTLDGVLTQVGFVVRFMALFTVATGLIVLAGAVVSGRWQRVQESILLRTLGASRLQIRAILTAEYAALGLLASLLAVGLSVAASWALARFAFKTDYALSWAPLGIAVAAVTGLTILVGQATSRGIANQPPLEILRREV; this is translated from the coding sequence ATGGCCTGGCGCGATTCCAGAGCGTCCCGGCGCCGCCTCGCCCTCTTTTCCGTCAGCATCAGCCTGGGCATTGCGGCACTGGTGGCCATTGGGTCGCTCGGGCGCAACCTGGAGGCGGCCATCCAGGCCCAGGCCAAGTCCCTGCTGGGGGCGGACTTGGTGGTCACCTCACGCCAGCCGCCGACTCCCGAAATCGAGGCCTTCCTCAACACCCTCGGCGGCGATCGGGCCAACGAGACGAGCTTTTCCACCATGCTGGTGGTCAGCAATGGAACGCGCCTGATCAACGCCCGGGCCATTGACGGGGAATTTCCATTTTACGGCGTGCTGGAGACCGAGCCCCCGGACGCCGCCGCGCGGCTGCGGGAAGGTGGCGGGGTCTTGATCGAGGAGGGGGTGCTGTTCCAGTTCGGGCTCCAGCCCGGCGACTCCGTGCAACTGGGCAGCCGCACCTTCGAGCTTCTCGGTGCGTTGCGCCGGGTCCCCGGAGACTCCATCGCGTTCGCCACCCTGGCGCCCCGCGTGTACCTCCGTGCTGCCGACCTGCCCTCGACCGGCTTGATCAGGGCCGGCAGTCTCGCCCGGTACCGGTTTCACTTCCGCCTGCCCCGCGACGTGGATGCCGATGCCCTCGCGGAGCGGCTGGGGCCGGAACTGCGAGGATTTCGACTCGAAACTGACACGGTCTCCCGCCGGCAGGAGGATCTCGGCAACTCCCTGAAGAACCTGTACCGGTTTCTCAATCTGGTGGCCCTCGTGGCCCTGCTGCTCGGGGCGGTCGGCATCGCCAGCGCGCTGCATGCCCATCTGCAGCAGAAGCTGCCCCATGCCGCCATCCTTCGCTGTCTCGGGGCGCCGATTCCGGCAACCTTCGCCGTCTACCTCGCCCAGGGCCTGCTGCTCGGCGCACTGGGAGCCGCGGTGGGCATCGCGCTGGGCGCCGGAGTCGCCACGGAGCTTCCGCGCATCCTCCAGCGATTTGTCCCGTTTGAATTCGCCGCCGTGTTTGACTGGCGCGGAGCCTTCGGCGGAGCAGCCCTCGGTTTCGGACTGTGCGTGTTGTTCGCCCTGCTGCCCCTCCTGGCCGTGCGCCGGGTTTCCCCCCTTGCCGCGCTTCGGGCGGCTTACGCACCTTCAGCCGGACGCGATCCGGCGCAGGTCCTTCTCCTCGCCCTGATCGCCGCAGCCGTGACCACGTTTGCCATTTTCCAGACCCGCCGATGGGAGGAGGGGCTTGGAGTCGCCGCCGGACTCGCGGCGTCGTTCCTCGTGCTGACTGCCGCCGGACGCGGCCTGATGACCGCGGCGCGCCGCTGGACCCCTCAGAGGCTGCCGTTTGCCTGGCGGCAGGGACTGGCCAACCTCCACCGCCCGAACAATCGCACCACCCTGCTTCTGGTCGCCCTCGGACTCGGCGCCTTCCTGCTGCTGACCCTGCAACTCACCCGCGATGTCCTGCTCCGCCAGTTGTTTCCGGAGAACCGGTCGGGGCGCCCCAACGCCATCCTGTTCGACATCCAACCCGACCAGCGGGAGCCGGTCCTCACCACGCTGAATCACCTCGGCTTTCCGATCCTGGATGAAGCCCCCATCGTCACCATGCGACTCGCCGCGGTGAAGGGTGTGCGCACCGGGGAGCTGTCGGAAACATCCGCGGAGGTCCCCGGTCGGGAATCCCGCGGCGGGATCCCCGACTGGGTGCTGCGACGGGAGTACCGCTCGAGCTGGCGTTCACAGCTGACCGATGCGGAAACGCTGATCGCCGGGCGCTGGGTCGCGGAGGTCCCGGCGGGCGACGGCGAGACCCCGATCCCGATCTCCCTCGAGGAAGGCATCGCCCGCGACCTGAAGGTGGGCGTCGGAGATGCACTCACGTGGGACGTGCAGGGAGTTCCCTTGGAAACCGAGGTGGCCAGCCTGCGCCGGGTGGACTGGCGGCAGGTGCGGCCGAACTTTTTTGTGGTCTTCCCGACCGGCGCCCTCAACGCCGCGCCCGCGATGCATCTGGCGGCCACCTACGTCGGGAGTGCCGCCGATTCCGCCCGGATGCAGCAGGCCATTGTCCGCGAGTTCCCCAATGTCAGCATCATTGACCTGACGCTGGTGCTGAAGACGCTCGACGGCGTGCTGACCCAGGTCGGATTCGTGGTCCGGTTCATGGCCCTCTTCACCGTCGCCACCGGACTCATCGTGCTCGCGGGGGCCGTGGTGTCCGGACGCTGGCAACGGGTGCAGGAAAGCATCCTGTTACGCACCCTGGGCGCGAGCCGGCTTCAGATCCGTGCCATCCTCACAGCGGAATACGCAGCTCTTGGCCTGCTGGCCTCGCTGCTGGCGGTGGGACTGTCCGTGGCGGCCAGTTGGGCGCTCGCACGGTTCGCGTTCAAGACGGATTACGCATTGAGCTGGGCGCCGCTGGGAATCGCCGTGGCCGCAGTCACCGGACTCACCATCCTGGTGGGCCAGGCGACCAGTCGGGGCATCGCCAATCAGCCCCCGCTCGAAATCCTCCGCCGCGAGGTCTGA
- a CDS encoding glucosamine-6-phosphate deaminase, which produces MDVFPAPVRTFQADFLPVEVFKSPEELSENVARRVGRLLAETVERQGSAAAILATGNSQIRFLKRLGELGGVDWSRVTLFHMDEYLGLPAEHPAGFRRYMKDRVESLVRPRAFHYLAGDADLPQIECDRYAALLRSQPIDLCCLGIGENGHLAFNDPPVARFDDRDWVKLVKLDDACKMQQVREGHFPDLDSVPKYALTLTLPALMSARTLLCLAPERRKAVAVRNALRGAVSTVCPASFLRRQGHATLLLDTDSASLLDDRAA; this is translated from the coding sequence ATGGATGTTTTCCCGGCTCCGGTTCGCACATTTCAGGCGGATTTCCTCCCCGTTGAGGTCTTCAAATCCCCTGAGGAACTCTCAGAAAACGTCGCCCGACGGGTCGGCCGTCTGCTGGCCGAAACCGTCGAGCGTCAGGGATCCGCCGCGGCGATCCTGGCCACCGGCAATTCCCAGATCCGGTTCCTCAAGCGCCTCGGCGAACTGGGGGGCGTGGATTGGTCCCGCGTGACGCTGTTCCACATGGACGAGTATCTCGGGCTGCCGGCCGAGCATCCGGCCGGCTTCCGCCGCTACATGAAGGATCGCGTGGAGTCGCTCGTGCGTCCGCGCGCCTTTCACTACCTGGCCGGCGACGCGGACCTGCCCCAGATCGAGTGCGACCGCTACGCCGCGCTCCTGCGGTCCCAGCCCATTGACCTGTGCTGCCTCGGCATCGGAGAGAACGGCCACCTCGCCTTCAATGACCCACCGGTCGCCCGGTTTGACGACCGCGATTGGGTCAAGCTCGTAAAGCTCGACGACGCCTGCAAGATGCAACAGGTGCGCGAGGGGCATTTTCCGGACCTGGATAGCGTGCCGAAGTACGCGCTCACACTGACCCTGCCGGCGCTGATGAGCGCCCGGACGCTCCTCTGCCTGGCGCCCGAACGACGAAAGGCGGTGGCGGTCCGGAACGCACTGCGGGGGGCCGTTTCCACCGTGTGCCCGGCGTCCTTTCTGCGCCGCCAGGGGCATGCCACGCTCCTCCTGGACACGGATTCCGCGTCCCTGCTGGACGATCGGGCCGCCTGA
- the ruvX gene encoding Holliday junction resolvase RuvX yields MRILALDHGTARIGAALSDPTGTIARPLEMLPAQPFSGFLERLKELIREHEVELLLVGMPRNMDGSYGDSAARVREFVGVLRDSVTVPIQTWDERLTTVIAERFLAEGGVRGTRRRARVDPAAAAVLLQGYLDGLAPQ; encoded by the coding sequence ATGCGCATTCTCGCCCTGGACCACGGCACTGCGCGCATCGGTGCCGCGCTCAGTGATCCCACGGGGACGATTGCGCGCCCGCTGGAGATGCTGCCCGCGCAGCCCTTCTCCGGATTCCTGGAGCGTCTCAAGGAGCTGATCCGGGAGCACGAGGTGGAACTGCTCCTCGTGGGCATGCCCCGGAACATGGACGGCTCGTACGGCGACTCCGCAGCCCGGGTGCGCGAGTTCGTCGGCGTGCTTCGCGATTCCGTGACCGTGCCCATCCAGACCTGGGACGAGCGGCTTACGACCGTGATTGCCGAACGGTTTCTTGCCGAGGGAGGCGTCCGGGGGACCCGTCGGCGCGCGCGCGTGGACCCCGCCGCCGCCGCCGTCCTCCTGCAAGGCTATCTCGACGGCCTGGCCCCCCAATGA
- a CDS encoding GNAT family N-acetyltransferase, whose translation MSAEHSSRAAPANTPVLHPIKSSTDPWLAPAEALYQRTFDRRERRDSLGGQLSNPRHNLLVILWSGDFAGFMTVWRFDAFAFIEHLATHPTVRGSGIGGIVLATVVQKAPLTVLEAERAEDSPLAPRRLAWYQSCGFMINPQAYRQPAYGPGLPEVPLHFLSHPRALRTDEFGAVVQTLRREVYAVH comes from the coding sequence ATGTCTGCCGAACATTCCTCGCGCGCGGCGCCGGCCAACACGCCGGTGCTGCACCCCATCAAGAGCTCCACCGATCCGTGGCTCGCCCCGGCCGAGGCACTGTATCAGCGGACGTTCGACCGCCGGGAGCGTCGCGATAGCCTGGGTGGGCAACTGTCGAATCCGCGTCACAACCTGCTGGTCATTCTCTGGAGCGGGGACTTCGCGGGGTTCATGACGGTCTGGCGCTTCGACGCCTTCGCCTTCATCGAGCATCTCGCCACACATCCCACCGTGCGCGGATCGGGCATCGGCGGCATCGTCCTCGCCACCGTGGTGCAAAAAGCCCCGCTGACCGTGCTCGAAGCGGAGCGGGCTGAAGACAGCCCGTTGGCCCCGCGGCGTCTGGCCTGGTACCAGAGCTGTGGATTCATGATAAACCCACAGGCGTACCGTCAGCCCGCCTACGGCCCGGGACTTCCTGAGGTGCCCCTGCATTTCCTGAGCCATCCGAGGGCGTTGCGCACCGACGAGTTCGGCGCGGTGGTCCAGACGCTGCGCCGCGAAGTGTACGCAGTCCATTGA
- a CDS encoding tRNA (cytidine(34)-2'-O)-methyltransferase — MHLVLLEPEIPPNTGSIARLCAATHTTLHLIEPLGFDLDDRTLRRAGMDYWRQVTWHRWPDWPRFAASLRSPSRVWFVEQGAPRRYFDAQFAPGDYLVFGRETAGLPASLLEAHREFWLEIPMPNPEARSLNLANCAAIVLYEALRQAASGGMPGRGPGH; from the coding sequence ATGCACCTCGTCCTGCTTGAGCCGGAGATTCCTCCCAACACGGGCAGCATCGCCCGCCTTTGTGCCGCGACGCACACCACACTGCACCTGATCGAGCCGTTGGGATTTGATCTGGACGACCGGACGTTGCGCCGTGCGGGCATGGATTACTGGCGCCAGGTGACCTGGCACCGGTGGCCTGACTGGCCCCGGTTCGCCGCAAGTTTGCGGTCGCCATCGCGCGTCTGGTTCGTCGAGCAGGGCGCGCCGCGGCGGTATTTCGATGCCCAATTCGCCCCGGGTGATTACCTCGTGTTCGGACGCGAGACGGCCGGGCTTCCCGCGTCGCTGCTTGAAGCGCATCGGGAGTTCTGGCTGGAGATTCCGATGCCGAATCCGGAGGCGCGATCCCTCAACCTCGCGAACTGCGCCGCGATCGTCCTCTATGAGGCACTCCGCCAGGCGGCAAGCGGCGGGATGCCAGGCCGGGGTCCTGGACACTGA
- the truA gene encoding tRNA pseudouridine(38-40) synthase TruA — protein sequence MNPSGFPDPSRAPELQPPDHVRLRLLLAYQGTRYAGWQTQAGATTVQETVELALGRILGTRPQVYSSSRTDTGVHALGMVSHFDIHRDSLRMTPEKLVLAVNAWLPEDIRVLAAARVRSDFHARYDARSKQYRYFVWNHPAHEPLERHRTWHVPRPLDLDRMRSAARRLTGRHDFLAFSASPGYARRHTVRHVMRCDVRRSGPLLTVVIEADGFLYKMCRGIAGTLVQVGLGRFPPESVVPMMAGRDRRLAGMTAPAHGLVLWRVSYGPCRGRSDAGTVSASADLE from the coding sequence ATGAACCCTTCGGGATTTCCGGACCCGTCGCGAGCCCCGGAACTTCAACCCCCCGATCACGTCCGGTTGCGGCTCCTTCTGGCCTACCAGGGGACCCGCTATGCCGGGTGGCAGACGCAGGCCGGCGCGACCACGGTGCAGGAGACCGTCGAACTCGCGCTGGGGCGGATTCTGGGGACCCGCCCGCAGGTGTACAGTTCGAGCCGCACCGACACCGGTGTTCACGCCCTCGGCATGGTGTCCCATTTTGACATCCACCGGGATTCGTTGCGAATGACTCCTGAAAAGCTTGTTCTGGCGGTGAACGCCTGGCTGCCGGAAGACATTCGTGTGCTGGCGGCGGCCCGCGTCCGATCTGACTTTCATGCCCGGTATGACGCCCGATCCAAACAGTACCGGTACTTCGTATGGAACCACCCGGCCCACGAGCCCCTGGAGCGGCATCGCACCTGGCACGTGCCGCGGCCGTTGGATCTCGACCGCATGCGTTCCGCCGCCCGGCGGTTGACCGGGCGCCACGACTTCCTGGCGTTCAGCGCCTCGCCCGGGTACGCCCGGCGCCACACCGTCCGTCACGTGATGCGTTGCGATGTCCGCCGTTCGGGCCCGCTCCTGACCGTGGTCATCGAGGCGGACGGCTTCCTCTACAAAATGTGCCGGGGAATCGCGGGCACGCTGGTGCAGGTCGGCCTCGGGCGTTTCCCGCCGGAATCCGTGGTGCCGATGATGGCCGGACGCGACCGGCGCCTGGCGGGGATGACGGCACCGGCGCACGGACTGGTGTTGTGGAGGGTATCCTACGGACCGTGCCGTGGCCGGTCCGATGCAGGGACGGTCTCCGCGAGCGCGGACCTGGAATAG